The nucleotide sequence CAAACAACTGACGTGCATCAATGTCTTCTGGAAGTTTGACGAAATATTCATGTGGTTCCAATGTTTCTTCATCTCGATAAAGACCGATATGTCCCACTTTAGCAGCTGGAATCAATTCCAAGATACCGTCAACCATTCCAATACCTGCGCGCAAGATTGGAATAATCGCTACTTTTTTACCAGACAACGTTTTTTGTGTTGTTTCAGTGATCGGTGTTTCGATCACGATGTCTTCCAATGGCATATCCCGTGATACTTCATATGCCATCAACATAGCGATTTCATCGACTACTTCACGAAAAACCTTTGTTCCGCAGTTTTTGTCCCGAATAATAGTTAGTTTGTGTTGAATCAATGGATGATCGATCACTTGAAATTTGCCCATTTTTTAAGCTCTCCTTTGTTCTGTCGTTTCTTTTTAATTGTAAAACAAAATCAAGTGATTGACTAGTCAAACTCGCCATTTTTCCTAAGAAAATCCGTTTTTGAAAAGAAGTTTTCCTGCGGACAAGCAAAGCTTATTCTTTTTTCTTGATCCAAGAAGTAGATAATGCCATTGCTGCACGCGTTGCCTTTGTCTGATCCATAGCATTTACCATGACAAAATCATGGATGATTCCTTGGAAGCGTACTTGTGTAACAGGAACCCCTGCATCACGAAGTTTGCGCGCATAAGCCTCACCTTCATCTCTTAATACATCCGCTTCTCCCGTTAAAATCATTGCTGAAGGAAGATCATTTAGTTCATTTATATTTGCTCTCAAAGGCGAAGCTGTGATTTCAGC is from Enterococcus faecium and encodes:
- the upp gene encoding uracil phosphoribosyltransferase, with protein sequence MGKFQVIDHPLIQHKLTIIRDKNCGTKVFREVVDEIAMLMAYEVSRDMPLEDIVIETPITETTQKTLSGKKVAIIPILRAGIGMVDGILELIPAAKVGHIGLYRDEETLEPHEYFVKLPEDIDARQLFVVDPMLATGGSAIMAIDALKERGASNIKFVCLVAAPEGVKALQEAHPDIDIYTASLDEKLNEHGYIVPGLGDAGDRLFGTK